GTGTTCGGCCGCATCTCCTTAGAAGCACCCGATGACCCCGCAACAACGTAAAGAGCGCAGCGCGTACGAGCGCGAACGGCGACGATTACACCGGTTGCATCGATACGAACACGCCGTGCGCGAGCGCGGATTTCAGCTGGTCGGCGGCATCGACGAAGTCGGCCGGGGCCCGTTGGCAGGGCCGGTCGTGGCGGCCTGCGTCGTCGCGCGCGAGCCGCTGATGATTCACGGCCTCAACGATTCGAAGAAGGTTCGCCCGGAGATGCGCGATTCGATCGCCCACCAAGTACGCGAACTCGCGACCGGCTGGGCCATCGGCGTAGCGACGGTCGCGGAGATCGACCGCCTCAATATCTACTGGGCCAGCGTCTTGGCGATGGAGCGGGCGATAGCCGCCCTGCCGTGCGAAGCGCCGGAGTACCTCTTCACCGACGCGGTGCGCATCAAATCGTACCCGGG
The DNA window shown above is from Candidatus Dormiibacterota bacterium and carries:
- a CDS encoding ribonuclease HII encodes the protein MTPQQRKERSAYERERRRLHRLHRYEHAVRERGFQLVGGIDEVGRGPLAGPVVAACVVAREPLMIHGLNDSKKVRPEMRDSIAHQVRELATGWAIGVATVAEIDRLNIYWASVLAMERAIAALPCEAPEYLFTDAVRIKSYPGPQEPLIKGDAICAVISAASIVAKVYRDALMQELDREDPRYGFATHKGYATPQHIEALRIYGPCVHHRIGFTRVKDAQLDFF